From the genome of Ignavibacteriales bacterium, one region includes:
- a CDS encoding succinate dehydrogenase/fumarate reductase iron-sulfur subunit: MEHKKINLTLKVWRQQNVHSKGSFTEYKVSVSPDSSFLEMLDDINNDLEKKSLEPITFESDCREGICGTCGLVINGTPHGPIPRIATCQLHMRNFKEGDVIYVEPFRAKAFPIIKDLMVDRSAMDRIMEAGGFISVNTLSVPDGNAIPIPKNIASDAMDAAQCIGCGACVAACKNASAMLFVSAKVSQFALLPQGQPERYQRVESMVKVMDQYGFGSCSNTYACEAECPKGVSVKNIARMNREYFMAKVKSQNVE; encoded by the coding sequence ATGGAACATAAAAAAATAAATTTAACTCTTAAAGTTTGGCGTCAGCAAAACGTTCACTCAAAGGGCAGCTTTACTGAATATAAAGTTTCGGTTTCTCCGGATTCATCTTTTCTTGAAATGCTCGATGATATTAATAATGATCTTGAGAAAAAAAGTCTTGAACCGATCACTTTTGAAAGCGATTGCCGGGAAGGAATTTGCGGTACATGCGGACTTGTAATTAACGGTACGCCGCACGGACCGATTCCGCGAATTGCAACATGCCAATTACACATGAGAAATTTCAAAGAGGGTGATGTAATTTATGTTGAACCGTTCCGCGCGAAAGCATTTCCAATTATCAAAGATTTGATGGTTGACCGTTCTGCAATGGACAGAATTATGGAAGCCGGCGGATTTATTTCTGTTAACACACTTAGCGTGCCGGATGGAAACGCTATTCCGATACCTAAAAACATTGCTTCTGATGCGATGGATGCTGCACAGTGTATTGGATGCGGAGCTTGTGTTGCCGCATGTAAGAATGCATCTGCAATGTTGTTTGTAAGCGCTAAGGTTTCTCAGTTCGCGTTGTTGCCGCAAGGACAACCGGAACGATATCAGCGAGTAGAATCAATGGTGAAAGTGATGGATCAATACGGTTTCGGAAGTTGTTCCAACACTTACGCCTGTGAGGCCGAATGCCCCAAAGGTGTTTCGGTTAAGAACATCGCTCGTATGAACCGTGAGTACTTTATGGCAAAAGTTAAATCGCAGAATGTAGAATAA
- a CDS encoding M14 family metallopeptidase, which produces MGRLLIFILLLVSFISVNSQTLKSPEEFLGYKVGTDYKIADYQTISKYFKYLSENSPKIHYEIIGKTSLGADMFMAIISSDDNIKNLQKYKAIVKKLSDPRMTTEDEAKQFSKDGKVVVLITCNIHSNEIASSQMSMEFAYNLATGTAPEKSNKALNDVLFILMPSINPDGTTMVVDWYNKYVKTEFDGSQMPFLYHKYAGHDDNRDWFAFNLVETRNVVKVAWHEWFPQVWLDEHQMGSNGARLFVVPYQDPINPNVNPMIWRWQQIFGGMSALELQKQGKTGIIDKALFDAYWEGATENSLWHNQIGMLSEMASCNIASPIFIDSSEVRATQEITPYDVRTNYPSPWRGGWWRLRDIVDYELGLTASLIETAALFKEDLLMNYYKMNKDAIEKGKEGNPFAYVIPRDQKDPQTTSKMIEMLQLGAVEVNFIDKEFKIDNTIYPANSYIIYTAQPNGRYVKDLFEEQTYPDLRKSKTETPLRPYDVAGWTLPYQMGVEFSIIEKPFMLDTKILSDPNFQTGEVEKKEGNYFVVKSGSNANSTFINKCQKENIPVYWNTEKIKSGEFEFLEGSVFIPVDDKSKKMMAQFANELHLKISSVEFKDQSKLKEIKKVRVGLYQPYTASMDEGWTRLLLENYQFDFKTILNKDFKNKKIKENFDVIIIPDLSGDIIKTGKPTGDNARFYRPKPPEFEGGIEKEGVDNLKNFVEKDGGFVITLGQACNFAIEDLGLKVTNVLKTVKSDDFYCPGSLVRINVDNTTPVGYGMNPESIGYLSNNIAFATSTPFGQYDRSVVVRYPTKDLLKSGFLLGEDYLFKRSAVVDVKQKAGHVILFGFKVQNRHQTYGTFKLLFNAIHSAGLQE; this is translated from the coding sequence ATGGGTCGTCTTCTAATTTTTATTCTGCTGCTGGTTTCATTCATCTCTGTCAATTCTCAAACTCTAAAATCACCCGAAGAATTTCTTGGCTACAAAGTTGGAACCGATTATAAGATTGCAGATTACCAGACTATATCAAAATATTTTAAATATTTATCCGAGAATTCACCAAAAATTCATTATGAAATTATAGGTAAGACATCACTTGGTGCGGATATGTTCATGGCTATTATTAGTTCTGATGATAACATTAAGAATTTACAGAAGTACAAAGCAATTGTAAAAAAACTTTCTGATCCACGAATGACTACTGAGGATGAGGCAAAACAATTTTCCAAAGATGGAAAAGTTGTTGTTCTAATTACATGCAATATTCACTCAAACGAAATTGCATCATCTCAGATGTCGATGGAATTTGCATACAATCTTGCTACTGGAACCGCTCCGGAAAAATCAAACAAAGCATTGAATGATGTTCTATTTATACTAATGCCTTCTATCAATCCAGACGGCACGACTATGGTAGTTGATTGGTACAATAAATATGTTAAAACCGAATTTGATGGTTCGCAAATGCCTTTTCTTTATCATAAGTATGCGGGACATGATGACAATCGTGATTGGTTTGCATTTAATCTAGTTGAAACCCGAAATGTTGTGAAAGTTGCCTGGCATGAATGGTTCCCGCAAGTTTGGCTGGATGAGCATCAGATGGGAAGTAACGGTGCGCGGTTATTCGTGGTTCCGTATCAAGATCCAATCAATCCAAATGTAAATCCTATGATTTGGCGATGGCAGCAAATTTTTGGAGGAATGAGTGCGCTCGAACTTCAGAAACAAGGCAAGACAGGTATTATTGACAAAGCATTATTTGATGCTTATTGGGAAGGAGCTACGGAAAATTCATTGTGGCACAATCAAATTGGAATGCTATCAGAAATGGCAAGCTGTAACATTGCGTCTCCGATTTTTATTGACTCATCGGAAGTGCGGGCAACTCAAGAAATTACTCCTTATGATGTAAGAACAAATTATCCATCTCCGTGGCGCGGCGGATGGTGGCGTTTGCGGGATATTGTAGATTATGAATTAGGTTTAACTGCGAGTCTTATAGAAACAGCGGCATTGTTCAAAGAAGATTTGCTGATGAATTATTATAAAATGAATAAAGATGCAATTGAAAAAGGGAAAGAAGGAAATCCATTTGCATATGTAATACCGCGGGATCAGAAAGATCCTCAGACAACTTCAAAGATGATTGAGATGCTTCAGCTCGGTGCCGTCGAAGTAAATTTTATTGACAAAGAGTTTAAAATCGACAACACAATTTATCCCGCGAACAGCTACATAATTTATACAGCACAACCGAACGGAAGATATGTAAAAGATTTATTTGAAGAACAGACTTATCCTGATCTTCGAAAATCTAAAACTGAAACTCCTCTTCGTCCGTATGATGTTGCCGGCTGGACTTTGCCGTATCAAATGGGAGTTGAATTTTCAATAATTGAAAAACCTTTCATGCTTGATACAAAAATTTTGTCCGATCCGAATTTTCAAACCGGAGAGGTTGAGAAGAAAGAGGGAAATTATTTCGTAGTTAAATCCGGCTCGAATGCAAATTCAACATTCATTAATAAATGTCAAAAAGAAAATATTCCTGTTTACTGGAACACGGAGAAAATAAAAAGCGGAGAATTTGAATTTTTGGAAGGTTCAGTTTTTATCCCGGTTGATGATAAATCAAAAAAAATGATGGCGCAATTCGCAAATGAACTTCATCTGAAAATATCTTCTGTCGAATTCAAAGATCAATCCAAGTTAAAAGAAATAAAAAAAGTTAGGGTTGGTCTCTATCAGCCTTATACCGCAAGCATGGATGAAGGGTGGACAAGACTTCTTCTTGAAAATTATCAATTCGATTTCAAAACGATTCTCAACAAAGATTTTAAAAACAAAAAGATAAAAGAAAATTTTGATGTGATAATCATTCCCGATTTGTCGGGCGACATAATTAAAACTGGAAAACCGACCGGAGATAATGCGCGTTTCTACAGACCCAAACCTCCAGAATTTGAAGGCGGAATTGAAAAAGAAGGTGTTGATAATTTGAAAAATTTTGTCGAAAAGGACGGCGGTTTTGTAATAACATTAGGACAAGCATGCAACTTTGCCATTGAAGATTTAGGATTGAAAGTAACCAACGTTTTGAAAACCGTAAAGAGCGATGATTTTTATTGCCCCGGTTCTCTTGTAAGAATTAATGTTGACAATACAACACCTGTAGGTTATGGAATGAATCCCGAATCAATCGGTTACCTTAGCAATAACATTGCATTTGCAACATCAACGCCGTTTGGTCAATATGACCGCAGCGTTGTAGTCCGCTATCCAACAAAAGATCTGTTGAAGTCCGGATTCTTGCTTGGTGAAGATTATCTTTTTAAAAGGAGTGCGGTTGTGGATGTAAAACAAAAAGCAGGTCATGTAATTTTGTTCGGGTTCAAAGTGCAGAACAGGCATCAGACTTACGGCACATTTAAATTACTCTTTAATGCAATTCATTCTGCCGGATTGCAAGAGTAA
- a CDS encoding ATP-binding protein, with the protein MDNKSNYKLIYDLFDYIIIFDKNDNVVFEGAELKNLLDSTHGQTSWRTSPTDRSKSFNEIIQDAKAKRELSTFKFTGIKDEFILFPIYFDNSFHLILTQKLKIDQITNIEHDLNERVKELRCLYNVSKELEVARPLDESIQKCLNHVQTAFQFPEEIVVIFEIGKKSFGKIDITQNPDSTFLTSDINVNDKKFGQIKVLFKNKKGVLEEERKMIDEIARKLARAIEESEKTINLEKQQKILLAKNEALLKLTDECNNRRAKLRTFFSAITDKIVVIDKEFNITMSNKDGIGDTGKCYKKLFNLDQRCEKCPAEKTFETAEHIAYEREVDDKYFMLRSYPILDQSEHVEGVLEVCHDVTVQKKMEAQLLQSYKLASLGKLVAGVAHEINNPNTFILGNLKIIQEAFHDIFPILEENYARNKELKIARLNYGLFKENISTLVDDMINGANRTKKIVGDLRNFAKKDDGSLTDQVDLNYIIKNNLTLTSKHVKKFADLEIDLDENLPTFEGNSNKLEQVILNLVMNASEAIESENGLIKIKTGYDGKKNEVLLIVEDTGCGMDENTIKNIFDPFFTTKRNCGGTGLGLSITYGIIKDHHGKIEVDSKIGTGTKFTIRFPVNQNV; encoded by the coding sequence ATGGATAATAAATCGAATTACAAATTAATCTATGATCTGTTCGATTATATCATAATATTCGACAAGAATGATAATGTTGTTTTTGAGGGTGCCGAACTTAAGAATTTGCTAGATAGTACTCACGGACAAACCTCCTGGAGAACAAGCCCCACCGATCGATCGAAGTCATTTAATGAAATCATCCAGGATGCAAAAGCCAAGCGTGAGTTAAGTACTTTTAAATTTACCGGAATCAAAGATGAATTCATTCTATTTCCAATATACTTCGATAATAGCTTTCATCTAATTCTTACACAAAAATTAAAAATTGATCAGATAACAAATATTGAACACGATCTTAATGAGAGAGTTAAGGAACTGCGATGTCTCTACAATGTAAGTAAAGAATTGGAAGTTGCAAGACCGCTTGATGAATCGATCCAAAAATGTTTGAACCATGTTCAGACGGCATTTCAATTTCCTGAAGAAATAGTTGTGATTTTCGAAATTGGTAAAAAATCTTTTGGTAAAATTGATATAACTCAGAATCCAGACAGCACTTTCTTAACTTCCGATATAAATGTTAACGATAAAAAATTTGGGCAGATTAAGGTTCTCTTCAAGAATAAAAAAGGAGTTCTTGAGGAGGAGCGAAAAATGATAGACGAAATTGCACGCAAGTTGGCACGTGCAATTGAAGAATCGGAAAAAACAATTAATCTGGAAAAGCAGCAAAAAATCCTTCTCGCCAAGAACGAAGCACTCTTAAAATTGACTGATGAATGTAATAACCGGCGAGCTAAACTGCGTACTTTTTTTAGTGCGATAACGGATAAAATTGTTGTTATTGACAAAGAATTTAATATCACGATGTCAAACAAAGACGGAATTGGCGATACAGGTAAATGCTACAAGAAATTATTTAATCTTGACCAGAGATGCGAAAAATGTCCAGCTGAAAAAACTTTTGAAACGGCTGAACATATTGCTTATGAACGGGAAGTTGACGATAAATATTTTATGCTGCGCTCATATCCAATTCTGGATCAAAGTGAGCATGTTGAAGGCGTGTTGGAAGTTTGTCATGACGTGACAGTTCAGAAAAAAATGGAAGCACAACTGCTGCAATCGTATAAACTGGCATCTCTAGGAAAACTGGTTGCCGGAGTAGCTCACGAAATAAATAACCCAAACACTTTTATTCTGGGTAACCTTAAAATTATTCAGGAAGCATTTCATGATATCTTTCCGATTCTTGAAGAGAATTATGCGAGAAATAAAGAATTAAAAATTGCCCGTCTGAATTATGGCTTATTTAAAGAGAACATTTCAACTCTAGTAGATGACATGATAAATGGAGCAAACCGCACAAAAAAAATTGTGGGCGATCTCAGAAATTTTGCGAAGAAAGATGACGGCTCATTAACCGATCAAGTTGATCTGAATTATATTATAAAAAACAATCTCACCCTCACGAGTAAACATGTTAAGAAATTTGCCGATTTAGAAATAGATCTTGATGAAAATTTGCCAACGTTTGAGGGCAACAGCAATAAGCTTGAACAAGTTATTCTAAATCTGGTAATGAATGCTTCGGAAGCAATTGAGAGTGAAAACGGTCTTATCAAAATCAAAACCGGTTACGATGGGAAAAAAAATGAGGTTCTGCTTATTGTAGAAGACACCGGTTGTGGAATGGATGAGAATACAATTAAAAATATTTTTGATCCATTCTTTACGACTAAACGTAATTGCGGCGGCACAGGTCTCGGGCTTTCGATCACATACGGTATAATAAAAGATCATCATGGAAAAATTGAAGTTGATTCTAAAATCGGTACCGGGACAAAATTTACTATAAGGTTTCCGGTCAATCAAAACGTGTAG
- a CDS encoding succinate dehydrogenase cytochrome b subunit, producing the protein MSWVWKSLNSSIGKKLVMAITGVALMLFLIIHLAGNMSLYGGKDAFNNYVGLLEHIKPFIRVIEVILGAVFVLHIFNGTRLWIENKQARPQGYSVNGSRKNTTVFSRTAFITGSIVFIFLVIHLQSIWYKFNFSGTELDLYTITTTWFQLWWYAALYFIAVILLGFHLNHGFQSAFQTFGWNHKKYFPFIEKLGTVYALIMTIGFGSIPVYFFFFGGK; encoded by the coding sequence ATGAGCTGGGTTTGGAAAAGCTTGAATTCATCCATTGGCAAGAAGTTGGTGATGGCAATTACTGGTGTGGCATTGATGCTTTTTTTAATTATTCATCTTGCCGGCAATATGAGCTTGTACGGCGGAAAAGATGCATTCAATAATTATGTGGGATTACTGGAACATATTAAGCCGTTCATCCGGGTTATCGAAGTAATACTGGGCGCGGTTTTTGTCCTCCACATTTTTAATGGTACTCGTCTTTGGATTGAAAATAAGCAGGCAAGACCGCAAGGATATTCCGTTAATGGATCCCGAAAGAACACAACTGTTTTTTCACGCACTGCTTTCATCACCGGAAGCATTGTATTTATCTTTTTAGTTATTCATCTACAGTCAATTTGGTATAAATTCAATTTTTCCGGTACCGAATTGGACCTTTATACTATTACAACAACTTGGTTTCAACTTTGGTGGTATGCCGCTCTCTACTTTATTGCTGTTATATTATTGGGATTTCACTTAAACCACGGTTTCCAAAGCGCGTTTCAGACCTTCGGATGGAACCATAAAAAATATTTTCCATTCATCGAAAAACTTGGAACAGTTTACGCATTGATTATGACGATCGGTTTCGGTTCGATTCCGGTTTACTTTTTTTTCTTCGGAGGTAAGTGA
- a CDS encoding DUF3298 and DUF4163 domain-containing protein codes for MKKRNFLLLIFMSVVLTFCSTGVYEDSAKYQVRNFDKYYGDCGAASSNCVSISVNYPEFTYAENYSVVDTLNKKIGKMILQPVFQVKSKSLDELSDTLINDYKRFKKKFPDSPSRYELERIVNVQLNQLGIISLEYTENSFLGGAHPNSVRTFININAGSGGKINLRDLLTSGFEKKLNYLGEVEFRKVRLLKPDDDLEKAGFWFKAGKFILNENFLITRSGLTFYFNDYEIAPHSFGPTEIKLKYDEIKDFINPDGLLAELLK; via the coding sequence ATGAAAAAACGAAATTTTTTATTGTTGATTTTCATGAGTGTTGTACTGACTTTTTGTTCGACGGGAGTCTATGAAGATTCCGCCAAATATCAGGTCAGAAATTTCGATAAGTACTATGGTGATTGCGGTGCAGCTTCTAGCAATTGCGTCTCAATTTCTGTTAACTATCCGGAATTTACATATGCAGAGAATTACAGTGTTGTTGATACTCTAAACAAAAAAATTGGTAAAATGATTCTTCAGCCCGTTTTTCAAGTTAAATCAAAATCATTAGATGAGTTAAGCGATACTCTTATTAATGATTATAAAAGATTTAAAAAGAAATTTCCGGATTCGCCGTCAAGATATGAATTGGAGAGAATAGTTAATGTGCAGCTCAATCAACTTGGAATCATATCACTTGAGTATACAGAAAATTCTTTTCTTGGCGGTGCTCATCCCAACTCTGTAAGAACATTTATAAATATTAATGCCGGCTCCGGCGGAAAAATTAATCTGCGTGATTTGTTAACAAGCGGATTTGAAAAAAAACTTAATTATCTGGGAGAAGTGGAATTCAGAAAAGTAAGACTTCTAAAACCGGATGATGATTTAGAGAAAGCCGGCTTTTGGTTTAAAGCCGGCAAATTCATTCTAAATGAAAATTTCTTGATTACAAGATCCGGCTTGACGTTTTACTTTAATGATTATGAAATTGCTCCGCACTCATTCGGTCCAACTGAAATCAAATTAAAATATGATGAGATCAAAGATTTTATAAATCCGGATGGATTATTAGCAGAACTTCTTAAATAG
- a CDS encoding fumarate reductase/succinate dehydrogenase flavoprotein subunit, giving the protein MIKLDSKVPEGKLEEKWTNHKFNMKLVNPANKRKYDVIVVGTGLAGASAAASLGELGYNVKAFTFHDSARRAHSISAQGGINAAKNYQNDGDSVYRLFYDTIKGGDFRSRESNVYRLAEVSNNIIDQCVAQGVPFAREYGGLLDNRSFGGALVSRTFYARGQTGQQLLLGAYTAMNRQINLGKVKLYTRREMLDVVVIDGVAKGIIVRDMLTGKIEKYSAHAVILATGGYANAYFLSTSAMNCNATAIWRAHKRGAAFANPCFTQIHPTCLPLHGENQSKLTLMSESLRNDGRIWVSKLKKDMRKPNDIPEDERDYYLERKYPTYGNLSPRDISSRAAKEAIDDGRGAQGQDAVYLDFQDAINRLGQKVIEERYGNLFEIYETITGDNPYKSPMKIYPAPHYTMGGLWVDYNMQSSIPGLFVAGEANFSDHGANRLGASALMQGLADGYFVLPYTIGNYLAGDKPTLVKTDHAEFEKVKKEVEDMTTKLLSIKGKRTVDDIHKQLGRIMWNKVGMGRNEKGLKEAMVEIKALREEFWKDVNVVGDSNDVNQCLERAARVADYLELGELMALDALTRNESCGGHFREEYQTKEGEALRNDEDYAFVSAWEFKDVGKWELNKEPLEFTSAKLATRSYK; this is encoded by the coding sequence ATGATAAAATTAGATTCGAAAGTGCCGGAAGGCAAATTAGAAGAGAAGTGGACAAACCACAAATTCAATATGAAGCTTGTTAATCCGGCTAACAAACGTAAGTATGATGTTATAGTTGTTGGAACAGGGTTAGCCGGTGCATCTGCTGCTGCTTCTCTAGGCGAACTTGGATACAATGTTAAAGCGTTTACGTTCCATGACAGCGCACGTCGTGCACATAGTATTTCTGCTCAAGGCGGTATCAATGCAGCAAAAAATTATCAGAATGACGGCGATTCAGTTTATAGACTTTTTTATGATACAATTAAAGGCGGCGACTTCCGTTCACGTGAATCAAATGTTTACCGTCTTGCGGAAGTCAGCAACAATATTATTGATCAATGCGTTGCACAAGGTGTTCCTTTTGCCCGCGAATACGGCGGATTACTTGATAACCGTTCATTCGGCGGTGCACTTGTTTCAAGAACATTTTATGCAAGAGGACAAACGGGTCAGCAACTTTTGCTCGGCGCATATACCGCTATGAACCGTCAAATTAATCTCGGCAAAGTCAAACTTTATACTCGCAGAGAAATGCTTGATGTTGTTGTAATTGACGGTGTTGCAAAAGGAATTATTGTTAGAGATATGTTAACCGGAAAGATCGAAAAATATTCTGCGCATGCTGTTATTCTTGCAACCGGCGGATATGCAAACGCATATTTTCTTTCAACGAGCGCAATGAATTGTAACGCAACAGCAATCTGGCGTGCTCACAAACGCGGAGCGGCTTTTGCTAATCCGTGTTTTACACAAATTCATCCGACATGTTTGCCGCTTCACGGAGAAAATCAATCTAAATTAACTTTGATGAGCGAGAGTTTGCGTAATGACGGACGCATATGGGTTTCGAAATTAAAAAAAGATATGCGTAAACCGAACGATATTCCTGAAGATGAACGTGATTATTATCTTGAAAGAAAATATCCGACGTACGGCAATTTAAGTCCGCGTGATATTTCATCGCGTGCGGCAAAAGAAGCAATTGATGACGGCAGAGGAGCGCAGGGTCAGGATGCGGTTTATCTCGATTTTCAGGATGCAATAAATCGTCTTGGTCAAAAAGTAATTGAAGAACGTTACGGAAATTTATTTGAAATATATGAAACAATCACCGGGGATAATCCGTACAAATCACCGATGAAAATTTATCCGGCTCCTCACTATACAATGGGCGGCTTGTGGGTAGATTACAATATGCAAAGCTCAATTCCCGGATTGTTTGTTGCCGGCGAAGCAAATTTCTCGGATCACGGTGCAAACCGTCTCGGCGCTAGCGCTTTAATGCAGGGCTTGGCTGATGGTTATTTTGTTCTTCCTTATACAATTGGAAATTATCTTGCAGGCGATAAACCAACCTTAGTTAAAACAGATCATGCTGAATTTGAAAAAGTGAAAAAAGAAGTTGAGGATATGACTACCAAACTTCTTTCAATCAAAGGGAAGAGAACGGTTGATGATATCCATAAGCAGCTTGGCAGAATAATGTGGAATAAAGTTGGAATGGGAAGAAACGAGAAAGGATTGAAAGAAGCAATGGTAGAGATAAAAGCATTGAGAGAAGAATTCTGGAAAGATGTAAATGTTGTCGGTGATTCAAATGATGTTAATCAATGTCTCGAAAGAGCTGCTCGTGTTGCGGATTATCTTGAGCTCGGCGAATTGATGGCTCTTGATGCTTTGACGCGTAACGAATCATGCGGCGGTCATTTCAGAGAAGAATACCAGACAAAGGAAGGTGAAGCGTTAAGAAATGATGAGGATTATGCATTTGTCTCGGCTTGGGAATTTAAGGATGTCGGTAAATGGGAATTGAACAAAGAACCTCTAGAATTTACTTCTGCAAAACTAGCTACAAGGAGTTATAAATAA
- a CDS encoding sigma-54 dependent transcriptional regulator: MAKILLVDDNQAVLNFLNVFLLQTGKYEIKTLQDSTKACSLLSKEKFDLLLLDMDMPNVTGLDILKYISDNKINITTIVLTGVEDIDLAISAMKLGTYDYMLKPIEEEKLIHTIEESIESRRISSVQIDSFHLPSLNNLKHKDAFKDIITSDEKMFKIFLYAEKFASTDNSVLIWGESGSGKELIAHAIHKISDRRDKKFVAVNAGAFAQELFSSEFFGHEKGAFTGASSDKIGFIEEANGGTLFLDEIGELSLPIQVKLLRVLQEEEFYKLGSTRNIKTDVRIIAATNKNLFEEIKNGNFRKDLFFRLNINSISIPPLRERKGDIELLSNYFLKKFNKKYNKNVEKISPPVLNCLKTYSFPGNVRELMNLINSAIIVESTSELHKKSLPNYFLGVNNGYHELDKEILPQSLEQMEKCHIGLVLEFTNHNKTKASAILGISRVNLIAKIKKYGLENSHHH; the protein is encoded by the coding sequence ATGGCAAAAATTCTTTTAGTTGACGATAACCAAGCAGTATTAAATTTCCTCAATGTGTTTTTATTGCAGACTGGGAAATATGAAATTAAAACTCTCCAGGACAGTACCAAGGCGTGCAGTCTATTAAGTAAAGAAAAATTTGATCTCCTTTTGCTTGATATGGATATGCCCAATGTAACCGGTCTTGATATTCTGAAATATATCAGCGACAACAAAATAAATATTACGACAATTGTACTTACAGGTGTTGAAGATATCGATCTTGCAATATCCGCGATGAAACTCGGTACTTATGATTATATGCTTAAACCGATTGAGGAAGAAAAGCTGATTCATACAATTGAAGAATCAATTGAGTCAAGAAGAATTAGTTCGGTACAAATTGATTCGTTTCACCTTCCGTCGTTAAATAATCTGAAACACAAAGATGCATTTAAAGATATTATTACGTCTGACGAAAAAATGTTTAAAATATTTCTTTATGCGGAAAAATTTGCCTCAACGGACAACAGCGTTCTGATCTGGGGAGAAAGCGGATCGGGAAAAGAATTAATAGCGCATGCGATTCATAAAATAAGCGATAGAAGAGACAAAAAATTTGTTGCGGTGAATGCCGGCGCATTTGCACAGGAATTGTTCTCATCGGAATTTTTTGGTCACGAGAAAGGTGCATTTACGGGTGCGTCCAGCGACAAGATCGGGTTTATTGAAGAAGCCAATGGTGGAACTTTATTCCTTGATGAAATCGGCGAACTATCATTACCAATTCAAGTTAAACTGCTGAGGGTCTTGCAGGAAGAGGAGTTTTACAAATTAGGTTCTACTAGAAACATAAAAACCGATGTCAGAATCATTGCCGCCACAAATAAAAATCTTTTTGAAGAAATTAAAAACGGCAATTTTAGAAAAGATCTTTTCTTTAGATTGAATATAAATTCTATCAGCATCCCTCCGCTCCGTGAAAGGAAAGGTGATATAGAATTATTATCAAACTACTTTTTGAAAAAGTTTAATAAAAAATATAATAAGAACGTAGAAAAAATTTCGCCGCCGGTTTTGAACTGTTTGAAGACTTATTCTTTCCCCGGCAACGTAAGAGAACTGATGAATTTAATTAACAGCGCAATTATTGTTGAATCAACCAGCGAACTTCACAAAAAATCTCTTCCCAATTATTTCCTCGGAGTCAATAACGGTTATCATGAATTAGATAAAGAAATTCTTCCGCAATCGTTGGAACAGATGGAGAAATGCCACATTGGGCTAGTGCTTGAATTTACCAACCACAATAAAACAAAAGCTTCCGCAATCCTTGGTATTTCTAGAGTAAACCTTATTGCAAAAATTAAAAAGTACGGATTAGAGAATTCTCACCATCATTGA